Proteins encoded together in one Peribacillus asahii window:
- the fur gene encoding ferric iron uptake transcriptional regulator → MEERIDRIKKQLHSSSYKLTPQREATVRVLLEHEEDHLSAEDVYLLVKEKSPEIGLATVYRTLELLTELKIVDKINFGDGVSRYDLRQEGAAHFHHHLVCVECGAVDEIQEDLLEDVEAIVERNWNFKIKDHRLTFHGICHRCHDKENDDKDE, encoded by the coding sequence ATGGAAGAAAGAATAGATAGAATCAAAAAACAGTTGCACTCGTCCAGCTACAAATTGACACCTCAACGAGAAGCGACCGTCCGCGTTTTACTTGAACATGAAGAGGATCATTTAAGTGCTGAAGATGTTTACCTCCTTGTCAAAGAAAAGTCGCCGGAAATTGGCTTAGCAACCGTTTACCGTACATTGGAGTTATTAACGGAATTAAAAATCGTAGATAAAATCAACTTCGGAGATGGAGTATCCCGTTATGATTTAAGACAAGAAGGCGCTGCACATTTTCATCATCATCTTGTTTGTGTTGAATGTGGTGCAGTGGATGAAATTCAAGAAGATTTGCTTGAAGACGTCGAAGCGATTGTAGAGCGTAACTGGAATTTCAAAATAAAAGATCATAGACTAACCTTTCATGGTATTTGTCATCGCTGCCATGATAAAGAAAATGACGATAAAGATGAATAA